In one Bacteroidota bacterium genomic region, the following are encoded:
- a CDS encoding YqgE/AlgH family protein — protein sequence MIKKKEIGPEQIRFFVGYAGWDPDQLDREMKENSWIVAEPKINVIMDPKANELWPKVIRSLGGEYKMMANYPEDPQLN from the coding sequence ATGATCAAAAAGAAAGAGATCGGTCCCGAACAAATTCGTTTTTTTGTTGGTTACGCAGGCTGGGATCCCGATCAGCTGGATAGAGAAATGAAAGAAAATTCGTGGATCGTGGCAGAACCAAAAATAAATGTTATCATGGATCCGAAGGCAAATGAACTGTGGCCAAAAGTGATCAGATCGTTAGGCGGAGAATATAAAATGATGGCTAATTACCCGGAGGATCCACAATTAAATTAA
- a CDS encoding YqgE/AlgH family protein has product MSKKTIQPDKGKLLIAEPFMKDPYFKRSVLILADHNEKGSFGFILNKAIEMKIYDAVIDFPEYTEPIYLGGPVATDQLFYIHTLGDVITKGVE; this is encoded by the coding sequence ATGAGTAAGAAAACGATTCAGCCGGATAAGGGAAAACTACTGATAGCGGAGCCCTTCATGAAAGATCCATATTTTAAAAGGTCGGTGCTTATCCTTGCCGATCATAATGAGAAAGGATCATTTGGTTTTATACTGAACAAAGCCATTGAGATGAAAATATATGATGCCGTTATTGACTTTCCTGAATATACAGAACCCATTTACCTGGGTGGACCTGTAGCGACCGATCAGCTGTTTTATATTCACACCCTTGGTGATGTAATTACAAAAGGTGTTGAATGA